In Felis catus isolate Fca126 chromosome A2, F.catus_Fca126_mat1.0, whole genome shotgun sequence, the following proteins share a genomic window:
- the HNRNPA2B1 gene encoding heterogeneous nuclear ribonucleoproteins A2/B1 isoform X1 — protein sequence MEKTLETVPLERKKREKEQFRKLFIGGLSFETTEESLRNYYEQWGKLTDCVVMRDPASKRSRGFGFVTFSSMAEVDAAMAARPHSIDGRVVEPKRAVAREESGKPGAHVTVKKLFVGGIKEDTEEHHLRDYFEEYGKIDTIEIITDRQSGKKRGFGFVTFDDHDPVDKIVLQKYHTINGHNAEVRKALSRQEMQEVQSSRSGRGGNFGFGDSRGGGGNFGPGPGSNFRGGSDGYGSGRGFGDGYNGYGGGPGGGNFGGSPGYGGGRGGYGGGGPGYGNQGGGYGGGYDNYGGGNYGSGNYNDFGNYNQQPSNYGPMKSGNFGGSRNMGGPYGGGNYGPGGSGGSGGYGGRSRY from the exons ATGGAG aaaACTTTAGAAACTGTTCCTTTGGAGAGGAAAAAG agagaaaaggaacagtTCCGTAAACTTTTTATTGGTGGCTTGAGCTTTGAAACCACAGAAGAAAGTTTGAGGAACTACTACGAGCAATGGGGGAAACTTACAGACTGTGTG gtcatGAGAGATCCTGCAAGCAAAAGATCAAGAGGATTTGGTTTTGTAACTTTTTCGTCCATGGCTGAGGTTGACGCTGCCATGGCTGCAAGACCTCATTCAATTGATGGGAGAGTGGTTGAGCCAAAACGTGCTGTTGCAAGAGAG gaatctGGAAAGCCAGGGGCTCATGTAACTGTGAAGAAGCTGTTTGTTGGTGGAATTAAAGAAGATACTGAGGAACATCATCTTAGAGATTACTTCGAAGAGTATGGAAAGATTGATACCATTGAGATAATTACTGATAGGCAGtctggaaagaaaagaggctTTGGATTTGTTACCTTTGATGATCATGATCCCGTGGATAAGATTGTGT TGCAGAAATATCATACCATCAATGGTCATAATGCAGAAGTAAGAAAGGCTCTGTCTAGACAAGAAATGCAGGAAGTCCAGAGTTCTAGAAGTGGAAGAGGAG GCAACTTCGGTTTTGGAGATTCTCGTGGTGGTGGTGGAAATTTTGGACCAGGCCCGGGAAGTAACTTTAGAGGAGGATCTG ATGGATATGGAAGTGGTCGCGGATTTGGGGATGGCTATAATGGGTATGGAGGAGGACCTGGAG GTGGCAATTTTGGAGGTAGCCCTGGttatggaggaggaagaggaggatatGGTGGTGGAGGACCTGGATATGGCAACCAGGGTGGGGGCTACGGAGGTGGTTATGACAACTATGGAGGAG GAAATTACGGAAGTGGAAATTACAATGATTTTGGAAATTATAACCAGCAACCTTCTAACTATGGTCCAATGAAGAGTGGAAACTTTGGTGGTAGCAGGAACATGGGGGGACCATATGGTGGAG GAAACTATGGTCCTGGAGGCAGTGGAGGAAGTGGGGGTTATGGAGGGAGAAGCCGATATTGA
- the HNRNPA2B1 gene encoding heterogeneous nuclear ribonucleoproteins A2/B1 isoform X4 — MEKTLETVPLERKKREKEQFRKLFIGGLSFETTEESLRNYYEQWGKLTDCVVMRDPASKRSRGFGFVTFSSMAEVDAAMAARPHSIDGRVVEPKRAVAREESGKPGAHVTVKKLFVGGIKEDTEEHHLRDYFEEYGKIDTIEIITDRQSGKKRGFGFVTFDDHDPVDKIVLQKYHTINGHNAEVRKALSRQEMQEVQSSRSGRGGNFGFGDSRGGGGNFGPGPGSNFRGGSGNYGSGNYNDFGNYNQQPSNYGPMKSGNFGGSRNMGGPYGGGNYGPGGSGGSGGYGGRSRY, encoded by the exons ATGGAG aaaACTTTAGAAACTGTTCCTTTGGAGAGGAAAAAG agagaaaaggaacagtTCCGTAAACTTTTTATTGGTGGCTTGAGCTTTGAAACCACAGAAGAAAGTTTGAGGAACTACTACGAGCAATGGGGGAAACTTACAGACTGTGTG gtcatGAGAGATCCTGCAAGCAAAAGATCAAGAGGATTTGGTTTTGTAACTTTTTCGTCCATGGCTGAGGTTGACGCTGCCATGGCTGCAAGACCTCATTCAATTGATGGGAGAGTGGTTGAGCCAAAACGTGCTGTTGCAAGAGAG gaatctGGAAAGCCAGGGGCTCATGTAACTGTGAAGAAGCTGTTTGTTGGTGGAATTAAAGAAGATACTGAGGAACATCATCTTAGAGATTACTTCGAAGAGTATGGAAAGATTGATACCATTGAGATAATTACTGATAGGCAGtctggaaagaaaagaggctTTGGATTTGTTACCTTTGATGATCATGATCCCGTGGATAAGATTGTGT TGCAGAAATATCATACCATCAATGGTCATAATGCAGAAGTAAGAAAGGCTCTGTCTAGACAAGAAATGCAGGAAGTCCAGAGTTCTAGAAGTGGAAGAGGAG GCAACTTCGGTTTTGGAGATTCTCGTGGTGGTGGTGGAAATTTTGGACCAGGCCCGGGAAGTAACTTTAGAGGAGGATCTG GAAATTACGGAAGTGGAAATTACAATGATTTTGGAAATTATAACCAGCAACCTTCTAACTATGGTCCAATGAAGAGTGGAAACTTTGGTGGTAGCAGGAACATGGGGGGACCATATGGTGGAG GAAACTATGGTCCTGGAGGCAGTGGAGGAAGTGGGGGTTATGGAGGGAGAAGCCGATATTGA
- the HNRNPA2B1 gene encoding heterogeneous nuclear ribonucleoproteins A2/B1 isoform X2, with the protein MEREKEQFRKLFIGGLSFETTEESLRNYYEQWGKLTDCVVMRDPASKRSRGFGFVTFSSMAEVDAAMAARPHSIDGRVVEPKRAVAREESGKPGAHVTVKKLFVGGIKEDTEEHHLRDYFEEYGKIDTIEIITDRQSGKKRGFGFVTFDDHDPVDKIVLQKYHTINGHNAEVRKALSRQEMQEVQSSRSGRGGNFGFGDSRGGGGNFGPGPGSNFRGGSDGYGSGRGFGDGYNGYGGGPGGGNFGGSPGYGGGRGGYGGGGPGYGNQGGGYGGGYDNYGGGNYGSGNYNDFGNYNQQPSNYGPMKSGNFGGSRNMGGPYGGGNYGPGGSGGSGGYGGRSRY; encoded by the exons ATGGAG agagaaaaggaacagtTCCGTAAACTTTTTATTGGTGGCTTGAGCTTTGAAACCACAGAAGAAAGTTTGAGGAACTACTACGAGCAATGGGGGAAACTTACAGACTGTGTG gtcatGAGAGATCCTGCAAGCAAAAGATCAAGAGGATTTGGTTTTGTAACTTTTTCGTCCATGGCTGAGGTTGACGCTGCCATGGCTGCAAGACCTCATTCAATTGATGGGAGAGTGGTTGAGCCAAAACGTGCTGTTGCAAGAGAG gaatctGGAAAGCCAGGGGCTCATGTAACTGTGAAGAAGCTGTTTGTTGGTGGAATTAAAGAAGATACTGAGGAACATCATCTTAGAGATTACTTCGAAGAGTATGGAAAGATTGATACCATTGAGATAATTACTGATAGGCAGtctggaaagaaaagaggctTTGGATTTGTTACCTTTGATGATCATGATCCCGTGGATAAGATTGTGT TGCAGAAATATCATACCATCAATGGTCATAATGCAGAAGTAAGAAAGGCTCTGTCTAGACAAGAAATGCAGGAAGTCCAGAGTTCTAGAAGTGGAAGAGGAG GCAACTTCGGTTTTGGAGATTCTCGTGGTGGTGGTGGAAATTTTGGACCAGGCCCGGGAAGTAACTTTAGAGGAGGATCTG ATGGATATGGAAGTGGTCGCGGATTTGGGGATGGCTATAATGGGTATGGAGGAGGACCTGGAG GTGGCAATTTTGGAGGTAGCCCTGGttatggaggaggaagaggaggatatGGTGGTGGAGGACCTGGATATGGCAACCAGGGTGGGGGCTACGGAGGTGGTTATGACAACTATGGAGGAG GAAATTACGGAAGTGGAAATTACAATGATTTTGGAAATTATAACCAGCAACCTTCTAACTATGGTCCAATGAAGAGTGGAAACTTTGGTGGTAGCAGGAACATGGGGGGACCATATGGTGGAG GAAACTATGGTCCTGGAGGCAGTGGAGGAAGTGGGGGTTATGGAGGGAGAAGCCGATATTGA
- the HNRNPA2B1 gene encoding heterogeneous nuclear ribonucleoproteins A2/B1 isoform X3 encodes MEKTLETVPLERKKREKEQFRKLFIGGLSFETTEESLRNYYEQWGKLTDCVVMRDPASKRSRGFGFVTFSSMAEVDAAMAARPHSIDGRVVEPKRAVAREESGKPGAHVTVKKLFVGGIKEDTEEHHLRDYFEEYGKIDTIEIITDRQSGKKRGFGFVTFDDHDPVDKIVLQKYHTINGHNAEVRKALSRQEMQEVQSSRSGRGGNFGFGDSRGGGGNFGPGPGSNFRGGSDGYGSGRGFGDGYNGYGGGPGGNYGSGNYNDFGNYNQQPSNYGPMKSGNFGGSRNMGGPYGGGNYGPGGSGGSGGYGGRSRY; translated from the exons ATGGAG aaaACTTTAGAAACTGTTCCTTTGGAGAGGAAAAAG agagaaaaggaacagtTCCGTAAACTTTTTATTGGTGGCTTGAGCTTTGAAACCACAGAAGAAAGTTTGAGGAACTACTACGAGCAATGGGGGAAACTTACAGACTGTGTG gtcatGAGAGATCCTGCAAGCAAAAGATCAAGAGGATTTGGTTTTGTAACTTTTTCGTCCATGGCTGAGGTTGACGCTGCCATGGCTGCAAGACCTCATTCAATTGATGGGAGAGTGGTTGAGCCAAAACGTGCTGTTGCAAGAGAG gaatctGGAAAGCCAGGGGCTCATGTAACTGTGAAGAAGCTGTTTGTTGGTGGAATTAAAGAAGATACTGAGGAACATCATCTTAGAGATTACTTCGAAGAGTATGGAAAGATTGATACCATTGAGATAATTACTGATAGGCAGtctggaaagaaaagaggctTTGGATTTGTTACCTTTGATGATCATGATCCCGTGGATAAGATTGTGT TGCAGAAATATCATACCATCAATGGTCATAATGCAGAAGTAAGAAAGGCTCTGTCTAGACAAGAAATGCAGGAAGTCCAGAGTTCTAGAAGTGGAAGAGGAG GCAACTTCGGTTTTGGAGATTCTCGTGGTGGTGGTGGAAATTTTGGACCAGGCCCGGGAAGTAACTTTAGAGGAGGATCTG ATGGATATGGAAGTGGTCGCGGATTTGGGGATGGCTATAATGGGTATGGAGGAGGACCTGGAG GAAATTACGGAAGTGGAAATTACAATGATTTTGGAAATTATAACCAGCAACCTTCTAACTATGGTCCAATGAAGAGTGGAAACTTTGGTGGTAGCAGGAACATGGGGGGACCATATGGTGGAG GAAACTATGGTCCTGGAGGCAGTGGAGGAAGTGGGGGTTATGGAGGGAGAAGCCGATATTGA